A genomic segment from Petrotoga sp. 9PWA.NaAc.5.4 encodes:
- a CDS encoding TDP-N-acetylfucosamine:lipid II N-acetylfucosaminyltransferase: MKKIVHLLPNSVYTVRFIDFMNKYFPKEEHDFLVVCEGNSFKVNKQENVFFVKRKSKDMFFFHKEMFIADKIILHGIFTEIVPALFIRLGILKKCYWVIWGGDLYYHETRVKSFRSNLGEFMRKIIIKNIKVIITNNEGEYELARKWYPTKARHMKAFYPSPIVYENLDFDGDYKDKSTITILVGNSANPTNNHIEVLNKLLKFKDEDIEIIIPLSYGEKEWAKEVIENGKRLYGDKFKPLVDFLPPAEYAKILNSVDIAVFNHNRQQALGNIKTLLYLGKKVYIRKDVTTWDYFERIGITVYDTYSIDKLSFEEFVYIDESLKAKNREIIGREFSEERCRELWENIFNS; encoded by the coding sequence ATGAAGAAGATAGTGCACTTGTTACCTAATTCTGTCTACACAGTGAGATTTATAGATTTTATGAACAAATATTTTCCAAAGGAAGAACACGATTTTTTGGTAGTGTGTGAAGGTAACAGTTTTAAGGTTAACAAGCAAGAGAACGTTTTCTTTGTTAAGAGAAAGAGCAAAGACATGTTTTTCTTTCATAAAGAGATGTTTATAGCTGATAAAATAATCTTGCACGGTATTTTTACAGAAATTGTACCTGCTCTTTTTATCAGGCTTGGCATCTTAAAAAAGTGTTACTGGGTTATTTGGGGAGGAGATCTATATTATCATGAGACTAGGGTAAAAAGCTTTAGATCAAATCTAGGTGAATTTATGAGAAAGATTATAATTAAAAATATAAAGGTAATAATTACAAATAACGAAGGAGAATATGAATTAGCAAGAAAGTGGTATCCTACAAAGGCGCGACATATGAAAGCATTTTATCCCAGCCCTATAGTCTATGAGAATCTAGATTTTGATGGTGATTACAAAGATAAAAGTACTATAACAATCTTAGTGGGAAATTCTGCCAATCCGACAAATAATCATATTGAAGTTTTAAATAAATTATTAAAGTTCAAAGATGAGGATATTGAAATCATTATACCTCTATCTTACGGAGAAAAAGAATGGGCTAAGGAAGTTATTGAAAATGGTAAGAGGTTGTACGGAGATAAATTTAAACCTCTGGTTGACTTTTTACCCCCAGCAGAATATGCTAAAATTTTAAATTCGGTTGATATTGCTGTTTTTAATCATAATAGGCAACAAGCCCTAGGGAATATAAAAACACTGTTATATTTAGGCAAAAAGGTGTATATAAGAAAAGATGTGACGACTTGGGATTATTTTGAAAGAATCGGCATAACTGTGTATGATACCTATAGTATAGATAAATTAAGCTTTGAAGAGTTTGTATACATTGATGAATCTTTAAAAGCTAAAAATAGAGAGATTATAGGAAGAGAATTTTCAGAAGAACGATGTAGAGAGCTTTGGGAAAATATTTTTAACTCTTAG